The genomic stretch CGTCTGAAGTGACGCCATTTGCGCAAACTGGTGGGTTGGGCGAGGTCCTATCCTCTCTACCGGTTGAATTGGCTTCTTTGGGAGTTGAGATTGACGTCCTGATGCCCAAATATCGGGGTATAAATGCAGAAAAATTTGATATCACAAAACTTGATATCACTCTTGAAATAACCCTGAACGCCAAAAAAATCACAGCCGGCCTCTGGCGGTTTGTTGGGAAAAATGGAGTTCGCTACCTTTTTCTTGAATGCGACGATTATTATGACAGGGAGTATCTTTACGGAACCCCTGAAGGTGATTATAAGGATAATTCCGAGAGATTTGTTTTTCTATCCAGAGCCGCTCTTCAATTAGCTCTATATCAGGGACAACCTTACGATGTGTTCCATTCACATGATTGGCAGGCTGCGTTAACGGCTGTTTATCTTAGAACCCTTTATGCTGGGGAGTCGTTGTTCAGAGACAGCTCAGCAATAATGACTATTCACAATCTTGGTTATCAGGGGATATTCGGACATCTTGATATGACGCTCGTAGGATTGGGTTGGGAATTTTTTACCCCAAAACATATGGAATTTCACGGAAACCTTAACTTTTTGAAAAGTGGGATTGTTTTCGCCGATGAAGTGAGCACCGTTTCTCCTGGATATCGTGACGAAATTCTTACACCGGAGTTTGGTTTTGGTTTGGAAGGAATACTACAGGACAAAGGAGACCACCTAACCGGGATTCTAAATGGAGTTGATTATTCTATATGGAACCCGCAAACCGATCCTTATGTGGCGACCAGGTATTCTCAGGAAAACATGCAAGGAAAACCTATCTGTAAAGCCAAGTTGCAAGAACTTGCAAAACTGCCATTAGACCCTGGAACGCCATTGATAGCAATGGTGAGCCGTCTATCGAGTCAAAAGGGTGTAGACATATTTGCAGAAGCGTTTGACGGGTTTATGCGGAATGACGTTCAAATGGTAGCGCTTGGAACAGGAGAGGCTCGATATCAAGACATATTGGTAGAATTGGCTGAAAAATACCCTAATCGTGTAGGAGTATTTCTAAGGTACGATTATGTGTTGGCTCACAGGATATTTGCCGGCGCAGACATTTTGCTCGTACCTTCCAGATACG from Desulfomonilaceae bacterium encodes the following:
- the glgA gene encoding glycogen synthase GlgA codes for the protein MRVLMITSEVTPFAQTGGLGEVLSSLPVELASLGVEIDVLMPKYRGINAEKFDITKLDITLEITLNAKKITAGLWRFVGKNGVRYLFLECDDYYDREYLYGTPEGDYKDNSERFVFLSRAALQLALYQGQPYDVFHSHDWQAALTAVYLRTLYAGESLFRDSSAIMTIHNLGYQGIFGHLDMTLVGLGWEFFTPKHMEFHGNLNFLKSGIVFADEVSTVSPGYRDEILTPEFGFGLEGILQDKGDHLTGILNGVDYSIWNPQTDPYVATRYSQENMQGKPICKAKLQELAKLPLDPGTPLIAMVSRLSSQKGVDIFAEAFDGFMRNDVQMVALGTGEARYQDILVELAEKYPNRVGVFLRYDYVLAHRIFAGADILLVPSRYEPCGLNQLYALKYGAAPVVTATGGLTDTIDECDVDADIGTGFKFFPLNRVELEKAVSKAIRIYKDRPDAWKRLMKRGMNKDFSWRRSAGEYLLLYDRAIADRRAYLKSIEKA